From a region of the Dictyostelium discoideum AX4 chromosome 2 chromosome, whole genome shotgun sequence genome:
- the rps30-2 gene encoding 40S ribosomal protein S30 — translation MGKVHGGLNRAGKVRNATPKKDKEEKRKPKVGRAKKRMIFNRRNVAAVAGFGKKKGYNTQNVPTVA, via the exons ATGG GTAAAGTACATGGTGGTTTGAATCGTGCTGGTAAAGTCAGAAACGCTACTCCAAAGAAAGATAAggaagaaaaaagaaaaccaaAGGTTGGTCGTGCTAAAAAGAGAATGATCTTCAACAGACGTAACGTCGCCGCCGTCGCTGGTTTCGGTAAAAAGAAGGGTTACAACACTCAAAACGTCCCAACCGTTgcttaa
- a CDS encoding PH domain-containing protein, translating to MFINIFSFLFGVFSTIVCAIYLFIRLLETLDTKTEKEYLEMLKETEAEKKLMKLDTSRYNSEKRGKVYIKLPDSTTNIPEKHYCVLKNNMLFLFNNPNDVSAVNVICFDGCSVSIVRNKIGSSKYNKKNCISVMQPERDLLYHSKILHFYFDCGKDLKTWYWFVKEASSMTVKKTQLEDQEEKICKKFFEELPARLNIPQSCRVGTIPEQTQPSVTNNVNNNNNNNSNNSNNITNSSSTSGGGSGGSFDTPSSASSSSSSSINSTASSLSSFAINKFKSKTSQPTEEQSILRDRSASKSSSTNSAFSNEMIDSQINTLIDDINDNSSSSSSSGGNSGFAKNGSIHLSSNQFMQNTNSSIPSQIQPVQSRYDWFNVALARVFFNFYASETLLGFAAEKITKKINKLKKPSILKSITLQNLDFGPNIPVLNDAKLLYLTPQGEFSADIAITYHGGFTLTIKIEVMISFRNHSVTIPFVISVLIKSLQGRLNVQCLPTPTKRLWIGFYEEPECELSIDTSIGQSKTGYFTNMPKLAKIIVNKLKAEVFEMMVLPNMDDFPLPHPKGHKNPPPIPQPTL from the exons atgtttataaatatattttcatttttatttggagTTTTCTCCACAATAGTATGcgcaatttatttatttattcgaTTGTTGGAGACATTAGATACAAAAACCGAAAAAGAATATCTTGAAATGTTAAAAGAGACCGAAGCAGAGAAAAAGTTAATGAAATTAGATACTTCAAGATACAACTCTGAAAAAAGAGGTAAAGTTTATATAAAACTACCagattcaacaacaaatatacCAGAAAAGCATTATTGTGtcttaaaaaacaatatgttatttttatttaataatccaaat gaTGTATCAGCAGTTAATGTGATTTGTTTTGATGGTTGTTCAGTATCGATTGttagaaataaaattggatcaagtaaatataataaaaagaattgtATATCAGTTATGCAACCAGAAAGAGATTTATTATATCATTCAAAGATTTTAcacttttattttgattgtggaaaagatttaaaaacatGGTATTGGTTTGTAAAGGAAGCATCATCAATGACTGTAAAGAAAACACAATTAGAGGATCAAGAAGagaaaatttgtaaaaagtTTTTCGAAGAGTTACCAGCACGTTTAAATATACCACAAAGTTGTAGGGTTGGTACAATACCAGAACAAACTCAACCATCTGTAacaaataatgtaaataataataataataacaatagtaataatagtaataatataacgaatagtagtagtactagtggtggtggtagtggtggtagttttGATACACCATCATCggcatcatcatcatcatcatcatcgatAAATTCAAcagcatcatcattatcaagttttgcaattaataaatttaaatcaaaaacatCACAACCAACAGAAGAACAATCAATATTGAGAGATAGATCAGCATCGAAATCATCTTCAACAAATTCTGCATTCTCAAATGAAATGATCGATAGTCAAATTAATacattaattgatgatattaatgacaatagtagtagcagtagtagtagtggtggtaatagtGGATTTGCTAAAAATGGTAGTATTCATTTATCGTCTAATCAATTCATGCAAAATACCAATTCATCAATACCAAGTCAAATTCAACCAGTACAATCTAGATACGATTGGTTCAATGTTGCATTGGCTCGtgtattctttaatttctatGCATCTGAAACTTTATTGGGTTTTGCCGCTGAAAAAATcactaaaaaaattaataaattaaagaaaccaTCAATCCTTAAATCAATTACTTTACAAAATTTAGATTTCGGTCCAAATATTCCAGTTTTAAATGATGCTAAACTTTTATATTTAACACCACAAGGTGAATTt agTGCAGATATAGCAATTACATATCATGGTGGATTCActttaacaattaaaattgaagttATGATTAGTTTCCGTAATCATTCAGTTACAATTCCATTTGTAATTTcagtattaattaaatcattacaaGGTAGATTAAATGTACAATGTttaccaacaccaactaAAAGACTTTGGATTGGTTTCTATGAAGAACCTGAATGTGAATTATCAATCGATACTTCAATTGGTCAATCTAAAACTGGTTATTTCACAAATATGCCAAAATTAGCAAAAATCATTgtcaataaattaaaagctGAAGTTTTCGAAATGATGGTTTTACCAAATATGGATGATTTCCCATTACCTCATCCAAAAGGTCACAAAAATCCACCTCCAATTCCTCAACCaactttataa
- the rexo2-2 gene encoding RNA exonuclease 2, translating into MSTTPTYNHPVINERSKRMVWVDLEMTGLDISKDVILEMAIVITDAELNVIEKGPNLVIHRSDEVLKNMNDWCIEHHGKSGLTEDVRNSKISLEEAEKIMLEFVRKHTDKGICPLAGNTVHEDRRFLLKEMPTFAEHLHYRIIDVSTIKELSRRWYPYIPSPKKVCGHRALQDIEESIEELKSYRVTVFK; encoded by the exons atgtcCACCACACCAACATACAATCATCCAGTTATTAATGAACGTTCAAAAAGAATGGTTTGGGTTGACTTGGAAATGACAGGTTTGGATATTTCAAAAGATGTAATTTTAGAAATGGCTATTGTCATCACTGACGCAGAGTTAAATGTTATTGAAAAAGGTCCAAATTTAGTCATTCACAGATCAGATGAAGTTTTAAAGAATATGAATGATTGGTGTATTGAACATCATGGaaaa tcagGATTAACAGAAGATGTAAGAAATTCAAAGATATCATTAGAAGAAGCAGAGAAAATAATGTTAGAATTTGTGAGAAAGCATACAGATAAAGGAATTTGTCCATTAGCAGGTAATACAGTTCATGAAGATAGAAGATTCTTATTAAAGGAAATGCCAACATTTGCAGAGCATTTACATTATCGTATTATTGATGtttcaacaattaaagaGTTATCAAGAAGATGGTATCCATACATTCCATCACCAAAAAAAGTTTGTGGTCATCGTGCATTACAAGATATTGAAGAAAGtattgaagaattaaaatcttATCGTGTTactgtttttaaataa